A window from Triticum aestivum cultivar Chinese Spring chromosome 6D, IWGSC CS RefSeq v2.1, whole genome shotgun sequence encodes these proteins:
- the LOC123142209 gene encoding zinc finger A20 and AN1 domain-containing stress-associated protein 12-like, whose product MAHGQESSPTQAAGAGAATLCANGCGFYGSAATENMCSKCYRDHLKATDTAAPGPAVEGETKIKADDVANLAFNLKTSLSLQDHSAAAAAEALTAETPAAEAPAKKPTRCMACKKKVGLLGFACRCGGTFCSLHRYVDGHACNFDYKKVDREKIAQQNPLVVAPKIHNKI is encoded by the coding sequence ATGGCGCACGGGCAGGAGTCGTCGCCGACGCAGGCCGCCGGCGCCGGGGCCGCCACGCTGTGCGCGAACGGCTGCGGGTTCTATGGGAGCGCCGCGACCGAGAACATGTGCTCCAAGTGCTACCGCGACCACCTCAAGGCCACCGACACGGCTGCCCCCGGCCCCGCCGTCGAGGGGGAGACCAAGATCAAGGCCGACGACGTGGCCAACCTCGCCTTCAACCTCAAGACGTCGCTGAGCCTGCAGGATCACTCTGCAGCTGCCGCCGCCGAGGCGCTGACCGCCGAGACACCAGCGGCCGAGGCGCCGGCGAAGAAGCCGACCAGGTGCATGGCGTGCAAGAAGAAGGTGGGGCTGCTGGGGTTCGCGTGCCGGTGCGGCGGCACCTTCTGCTCGCTGCACCGCTACGTGGACGGGCATGCGTGCAACTTCGACTACAAGAAGGTCGACCGTGAGAAGATCGCGCAGCAGAACCCTCTCGTCGTGGCACCCAAGATCCACAACAAGATTTGA